One genomic window of Methanosalsum zhilinae DSM 4017 includes the following:
- a CDS encoding RAD55 family ATPase, translating to MTYLEHISQQNGISTNYDDSPRFVLLPTGISALDRSIGGGIPEKSLIYFSADPCSMAEVFLYQFTQARKTYYFTTGRRKEHVHRDITNLDFDTENITFIDVYKEYYFTPGGEMADTIGNEYVDTNIIQFVEYSLKNIIADSSNEEINIIIDNFSFFLNLSVNRGLIRKLINVLYEITKDNNCLTYLLGLKGSHPENMENDILHASDVIFDISIERTTDKITSKLVIPKIRGMIPGTDIIKFNIREGIQIDTSRDIA from the coding sequence ATGACTTATCTTGAACACATATCACAACAAAATGGGATTTCAACAAATTACGATGATAGTCCCAGGTTTGTACTGCTGCCCACAGGAATTTCAGCACTTGACAGAAGTATCGGAGGCGGAATACCTGAAAAGTCACTTATATACTTCTCTGCAGACCCCTGTTCTATGGCAGAGGTTTTTCTATATCAATTTACTCAAGCCCGCAAAACATATTATTTCACTACAGGGCGGCGCAAAGAACATGTTCATCGGGATATAACAAACCTCGATTTTGATACAGAGAATATAACTTTCATAGATGTATACAAGGAATACTATTTCACACCCGGTGGAGAAATGGCAGATACGATAGGAAATGAGTATGTCGACACAAATATTATTCAGTTTGTAGAATACAGCCTGAAAAATATTATTGCGGATTCATCAAATGAAGAGATAAATATTATTATTGACAATTTTTCATTCTTTTTAAACCTGAGTGTCAACAGGGGTTTGATAAGAAAACTGATAAACGTTCTCTATGAAATTACCAAAGATAACAACTGCCTGACCTATCTGCTGGGCCTGAAAGGGAGTCACCCCGAAAACATGGAAAATGATATACTCCATGCTTCAGACGTTATATTTGATATATCTATTGAACGCACCACTGATAAAATAACAAGTAAACTTGTAATCCCAAAAATCCGGGGTATGATCCCGGGTACCGACATAATCAAGTTTAACATACGTGAAGGTATCCAGATCGATACATCGAGGGATATTGCCTGA
- a CDS encoding DUF5814 domain-containing protein: MTLWTLLTSDKSKIVVLPVKDKKNLPIFVGELTLSNTKAGPRPHRFRVTRNGQGELLPPEELLNLLKISDRIMISQICEDTIRLQIEKMLKDFQLSADIVNVCRFCLLKNKFNFVNKKSIKYHKELICQDCAKEELHRFLENSRCNYGEETITYLEELLLKTRDLDRTMGILNPDELDSRFTHFDTIQSAKPESQIKFKDLPLSKSLRNLYSRKSEDLLPVQSLAVEMGLFDGVNLLVTSVTATGKTLIGEMAGVDNALKSRGKMLYLVPLVALANQKYDQFSKKYAELGLKTSIRVGSTRIRSSKKANMRTTLKSDLIVGTYEGIDYLLRSGKADLLGQIGTVVIDEVHMIEDQERGHRIDGLISRLKYISPDSQFIYLSATVADPALLGKKLNCEIVEYEYRPVPIERHLVYCQEHQKNKLMAKLVKEEYSQRSSKGHLGQTIIFTNSRKNCQKISKALPISSSPYHAGMVQYERKKVEERFQNGKLPVVVTTAALAAGVDFPASQVIFESLAMGIEWISIQEFMQMLGRAGRPDYHDRGKVVLLATPEKRYSSNKSETEDEVAIKLLKGEMQHIDIEYDEEGQMEEILASAAVTDSKKDLAKIQRSMVGGYEIDFHVRKLMKYGFLNQKGDRLTITRIGVIAAQHFLSVSKCILIRDAVLEEREPIEIVTNLELFDAAHFKSAAQISKALNINLPSRVFQGASLDIIFEGESISRLEVTLQDQLFEFATDFFTCGCKESPYCGCPERKFSCKILELREEGLSPGAIIDIFEDMYGITAYTSDIFDYLEQAVRNLDAVAMMAKAYSKHDVYEKANSLRRRIEG; encoded by the coding sequence ATGACTTTATGGACACTTTTGACTTCTGATAAATCCAAAATAGTGGTTTTGCCTGTTAAAGATAAGAAAAATCTTCCAATATTTGTAGGAGAACTTACTTTAAGCAATACTAAAGCCGGACCCAGGCCACATAGATTCAGAGTTACCAGAAATGGACAGGGTGAGCTACTTCCGCCAGAAGAACTGCTGAATCTTTTAAAAATTTCTGACCGGATCATGATATCTCAGATATGTGAGGATACAATCAGACTACAGATAGAAAAAATGTTAAAGGATTTCCAGCTAAGTGCAGATATTGTAAATGTCTGCAGATTTTGTTTGCTAAAAAACAAATTTAATTTTGTTAACAAAAAATCGATCAAATACCATAAGGAACTTATCTGCCAGGATTGTGCAAAAGAAGAACTCCATAGGTTTTTAGAAAATTCGAGATGCAACTATGGAGAAGAGACCATCACATATCTGGAAGAGCTGTTATTAAAGACCAGAGATCTGGACCGTACAATGGGTATCCTCAATCCTGATGAACTTGATTCCAGATTCACGCACTTTGACACCATTCAATCAGCAAAACCAGAATCTCAGATTAAGTTCAAAGATTTACCACTATCAAAATCTCTTCGCAACCTATACTCGAGAAAATCTGAAGATCTTCTTCCGGTCCAGTCTTTGGCTGTTGAAATGGGCCTTTTTGATGGGGTAAATCTACTGGTTACATCAGTAACCGCTACAGGAAAAACATTGATAGGTGAAATGGCTGGGGTGGATAATGCATTAAAATCCAGAGGAAAAATGCTGTATCTTGTTCCACTTGTTGCCCTTGCAAATCAGAAATATGACCAGTTTTCAAAAAAATATGCAGAACTGGGTTTAAAAACATCAATACGTGTCGGAAGTACGCGTATAAGATCTTCAAAAAAAGCTAATATGCGAACCACTCTCAAATCTGACCTGATTGTTGGAACCTATGAAGGGATTGATTATCTGCTAAGAAGTGGTAAAGCTGATCTACTAGGACAGATCGGTACTGTTGTTATCGATGAAGTACATATGATTGAGGACCAGGAGAGAGGTCATAGGATAGATGGGCTGATTTCAAGACTAAAATATATATCTCCTGACTCCCAGTTTATTTATTTATCTGCAACTGTTGCAGACCCTGCGCTTCTTGGAAAAAAACTCAACTGTGAAATTGTTGAGTATGAATACCGTCCGGTTCCCATTGAAAGACACCTTGTCTACTGTCAGGAGCATCAAAAAAACAAACTGATGGCAAAGCTTGTAAAAGAGGAATATTCTCAAAGATCTTCAAAAGGACATCTTGGACAGACAATCATATTTACCAATTCAAGAAAGAACTGTCAGAAGATATCAAAAGCTCTTCCAATATCTTCTTCTCCCTACCATGCAGGAATGGTTCAGTATGAGAGAAAAAAGGTCGAAGAGCGCTTTCAAAATGGTAAACTTCCTGTAGTGGTTACTACTGCTGCACTGGCTGCAGGAGTTGATTTTCCTGCATCTCAGGTTATTTTCGAATCTCTTGCAATGGGGATAGAATGGATATCAATTCAGGAGTTTATGCAGATGCTTGGCAGAGCCGGGAGGCCGGATTACCATGACCGGGGCAAGGTTGTTTTACTGGCGACGCCGGAGAAAAGATATTCTTCCAATAAGAGCGAAACTGAAGATGAGGTTGCCATTAAACTTCTTAAAGGTGAGATGCAACATATCGATATTGAGTATGATGAAGAAGGTCAGATGGAGGAAATCCTGGCATCTGCTGCGGTAACGGATTCCAAAAAGGATCTTGCCAAGATTCAGCGTTCAATGGTTGGAGGCTACGAAATAGATTTTCATGTCAGAAAATTAATGAAATATGGCTTTCTGAATCAGAAGGGCGACAGGCTTACAATTACTCGAATTGGAGTGATCGCAGCACAGCATTTTCTATCAGTATCAAAATGTATACTTATAAGAGACGCAGTTCTTGAGGAGCGTGAACCCATTGAGATAGTAACCAATCTGGAATTATTTGATGCTGCCCACTTCAAGTCGGCTGCTCAGATATCTAAAGCCCTTAATATCAATCTTCCATCAAGGGTTTTCCAGGGCGCCTCACTTGATATCATTTTTGAAGGGGAGAGTATTTCCCGCCTTGAAGTAACTTTACAGGATCAGTTATTTGAGTTTGCAACTGACTTTTTTACATGTGGATGTAAGGAATCTCCCTACTGTGGCTGTCCTGAACGTAAATTCTCATGTAAGATTCTTGAACTTCGTGAGGAAGGTCTATCCCCAGGTGCCATAATTGATATTTTTGAAGATATGTATGGTATAACAGCATATACCAGTGATATTTTTGATTATCTGGAACAAGCTGTTCGGAATTTGGATGCAGTGGCTATGATGGCAAAAGCATATTCAAAGCATGATGTTTACGAGAAAGCAAATAGCCTTAGAAGGAGAATTGAAGGATAG
- a CDS encoding DUF3467 domain-containing protein, with product MDDKAEKNKGAKDKRKVTIEIHKSEDFRQIYAIGALGGHSPYDFRISFYNDSPQRFGPQNNTHVMKRQIETELILSPLAALELSRWLNQHLQEYEKKFGPITRPRTKAPDPKSTDNSSNIQGYT from the coding sequence ATGGATGATAAGGCTGAAAAAAATAAAGGTGCAAAAGATAAAAGAAAGGTCACAATAGAAATTCATAAATCTGAAGATTTCAGACAGATCTATGCAATCGGTGCACTTGGAGGTCACAGTCCATATGATTTCAGGATAAGCTTTTATAACGACTCACCTCAAAGGTTCGGGCCGCAAAATAATACACATGTTATGAAAAGGCAAATTGAAACTGAATTAATACTGTCTCCTCTTGCCGCTCTTGAACTGTCCAGATGGCTCAATCAGCATCTTCAGGAATATGAAAAAAAATTTGGTCCTATCACAAGACCCCGAACAAAAGCACCAGATCCTAAATCGACAGATAACAGTTCAAATATACAGGGATATACCTGA
- a CDS encoding LSM domain-containing protein codes for MITIVPFLVNIDTIETATEMKNNLSEDTTLFPNKKVQKLIGSKIQVEMKGDLHILEGVLKSADDYLNLHLVDTVEISDGERLRSLGSVVLRGNNIILVTPIE; via the coding sequence TTGATAACGATTGTGCCCTTTTTAGTAAATATAGATACAATTGAAACTGCAACTGAAATGAAAAATAATTTAAGTGAGGATACAACATTGTTCCCGAATAAGAAAGTTCAGAAATTGATTGGTTCAAAGATTCAGGTGGAAATGAAGGGGGACCTTCATATACTTGAAGGAGTCTTAAAGAGCGCTGATGACTACCTCAATCTCCATCTTGTAGATACTGTTGAAATATCCGATGGGGAGAGATTACGATCTCTTGGCTCAGTGGTTCTGCGGGGAAACAATATCATATTGGTCACACCAATTGAATAA
- a CDS encoding helix-turn-helix transcriptional regulator, which produces MDAEEIALNIIRKHREGIFQNKLWKEMDIDSRKCSRIVAKLLEEDLITRESGVSNGSRTYLLKASDESKPSCDLLLAVDEFSPCAGCRDACHPETCLKLTEWISSIIKNEGDSES; this is translated from the coding sequence ATGGATGCTGAAGAAATCGCATTGAATATTATTCGTAAACACAGGGAAGGTATTTTTCAGAATAAGCTCTGGAAAGAAATGGACATAGATAGTAGAAAATGTTCCCGAATAGTGGCCAAACTGCTGGAAGAGGACCTGATCACTAGAGAATCAGGTGTCTCCAATGGGTCACGTACCTATCTTCTAAAAGCATCTGATGAATCTAAGCCCTCCTGTGATCTACTTCTCGCGGTAGACGAATTTTCACCGTGTGCAGGATGCAGGGATGCATGTCATCCAGAAACATGTCTAAAATTAACAGAATGGATTTCAAGTATTATAAAAAATGAGGGAGATTCTGAAAGCTGA
- a CDS encoding tetratricopeptide repeat protein, whose product MRFKKSIRTYSGILNIASILVDENYFKSINNFYTEALSEFFVHWKLKDDFEKEICRRMIDSWDNKIKNHSEYDPYTNFSLSLSRYQLDKLYCITDEIYFDSISSVLKTATIFFLENWNGSIIAGRLGNISDQFIEKNEHGKLDYLIIRELYSIMDVLDNLIKFSEMDWLELGDNLSSLYEFDKAHKCYDQIIQKKPRYTRAYLKKGMLFEQMSDFDNALECFHEALEIEPGNEDIKELIAERASFYND is encoded by the coding sequence TTGAGATTCAAAAAATCAATAAGAACATACTCAGGAATTTTAAATATAGCCTCTATATTGGTAGATGAGAATTATTTCAAATCAATAAATAATTTTTATACCGAAGCTTTAAGTGAATTTTTTGTTCACTGGAAACTTAAAGATGATTTTGAAAAAGAAATATGTCGAAGAATGATAGATTCATGGGACAATAAGATTAAGAATCACTCAGAATATGATCCTTATACTAATTTCAGCTTATCATTAAGTCGCTATCAACTTGATAAATTATATTGCATTACCGATGAAATTTATTTTGATTCCATTTCCTCCGTGCTCAAAACTGCGACTATATTTTTTTTAGAAAATTGGAATGGCTCAATAATTGCGGGTAGGTTAGGCAATATATCCGATCAATTTATTGAAAAAAACGAGCATGGAAAGTTAGATTATCTAATAATCAGAGAATTATATTCAATAATGGATGTATTAGATAATTTAATTAAATTCTCTGAAATGGATTGGTTAGAGTTAGGAGATAATCTATCTTCTCTTTATGAATTTGATAAGGCACATAAATGCTATGATCAAATTATTCAGAAAAAACCTCGATATACACGGGCTTACCTTAAAAAAGGTATGCTTTTTGAACAAATGAGTGATTTTGATAATGCACTTGAATGCTTTCATGAGGCTTTAGAGATAGAACCTGGAAACGAAGATATTAAAGAGCTAATAGCTGAGCGTGCCAGTTTTTACAATGACTAA
- a CDS encoding IS1634 family transposase produces the protein MQTKLRTYDIVPNENICFPIGTILTVNQLYDILDFSTVFGKHKKNGIDINNLLKALVSYKLTDNFSISKAHEWINRDEVLDIFNLPEFSERTLYRVLETLGNNRETIISDIQDRLFTRYDFEHTNINMDWSSLVLYGDKSPLGKYGYSRDHRPDKKQITLGISELADPINVPIGITVEQGNLSDQTHFKRTYQQVNRRLKQGSLVVFDKGAHSVDNTAMIRADEMHYLTARKLNRSDDKKIATFWESSPELIDPENGIYGLKIVKTSSVNYFYFSKKLQKEQLDSKARKVMRQIKEAKVIQESIDKNKKIPKRFRINNVLVDVTYSLQTKLMELDEQEATKLLEEHLITGREGFFCLKSSENLTLIEALQTYRKKDSIEKIINSLKNEIEIKPLRVWTDASIYGAVIIGFIAQLFISLMRYEFNELKHKSTKFIKNSLLNLTVTVDCTKSRAKRYIYANFDTMNTLILRQKWTKS, from the coding sequence ATGCAAACAAAACTAAGAACATATGATATTGTTCCCAATGAGAATATATGCTTTCCCATCGGAACTATTCTGACTGTAAATCAACTTTATGATATCCTTGACTTTTCTACTGTTTTTGGCAAACACAAAAAGAACGGTATCGATATCAACAACCTGCTGAAAGCTCTTGTAAGCTACAAGCTTACAGATAATTTCAGCATAAGTAAAGCCCATGAATGGATTAATCGAGATGAAGTTCTTGATATCTTCAATCTTCCTGAATTCAGTGAAAGAACTCTCTACAGGGTTCTTGAAACCCTAGGAAATAATCGTGAAACGATTATTTCTGATATCCAGGACAGACTGTTTACGAGATATGACTTCGAACATACTAATATCAACATGGACTGGTCTAGTCTTGTGTTGTATGGCGATAAATCGCCACTAGGTAAGTATGGCTATAGTCGTGACCACAGGCCAGATAAAAAACAGATTACATTGGGAATAAGTGAACTTGCAGATCCTATTAATGTCCCTATAGGTATCACAGTTGAACAGGGTAACCTGTCGGACCAGACACATTTCAAGAGAACTTATCAGCAAGTTAATAGAAGATTGAAACAAGGATCACTTGTTGTTTTTGATAAAGGAGCTCATAGTGTAGATAATACTGCCATGATAAGGGCAGATGAGATGCATTATTTGACTGCAAGGAAACTCAATAGAAGCGATGATAAGAAAATAGCAACGTTCTGGGAATCTTCTCCTGAACTGATAGATCCAGAAAATGGAATCTATGGTCTTAAGATCGTTAAAACAAGTAGTGTAAACTACTTCTATTTTTCAAAGAAACTTCAGAAAGAACAACTTGATTCAAAAGCAAGAAAAGTTATGAGACAAATAAAGGAAGCAAAGGTAATACAGGAATCTATTGACAAGAACAAAAAAATTCCTAAAAGATTCAGGATCAACAATGTCCTTGTTGATGTGACTTATTCTCTGCAGACAAAACTGATGGAGCTTGATGAACAGGAAGCTACAAAACTTCTTGAAGAACATCTTATTACAGGCAGAGAAGGATTTTTCTGCCTGAAATCAAGCGAGAATTTGACACTAATAGAAGCTCTTCAAACATACAGAAAAAAGGATAGTATCGAGAAAATTATTAATTCGCTGAAAAATGAGATAGAGATTAAACCACTACGAGTATGGACGGATGCTAGCATTTATGGTGCTGTGATCATTGGGTTCATTGCACAACTGTTCATATCGTTGATGCGATATGAGTTCAACGAACTCAAGCACAAGTCAACAAAATTCATCAAAAATAGCCTATTGAATTTGACAGTAACCGTTGATTGCACGAAAAGTCGAGCAAAAAGGTACATTTACGCAAACTTTGATACCATGAACACGCTGATTTTAAGGCAAAAATGGACAAAATCGTAG
- a CDS encoding FKBP-type peptidyl-prolyl cis-trans isomerase, translating into MSVSQGDKVKIEYEVKLDDGTTFDSTEMHGEPFEFEVGSGQIIEGFENEIIGMDEGEEKEFQLQPQQAYGEPREDMIRAIPREQVPEDEDHELKTGIMLLVALPDGSQIPAEVLEITDESVTLDMNHPLAGKVLNFKVKINEIAA; encoded by the coding sequence TTGTCTGTAAGTCAAGGAGATAAAGTTAAGATAGAATATGAAGTAAAACTGGATGATGGAACCACATTCGATAGCACAGAGATGCATGGTGAACCCTTTGAATTTGAAGTTGGCTCAGGACAAATTATTGAAGGATTTGAAAACGAAATAATAGGTATGGATGAAGGAGAAGAAAAGGAATTTCAACTCCAGCCCCAGCAGGCCTATGGTGAGCCCCGTGAAGACATGATCAGGGCTATTCCACGAGAACAGGTTCCTGAAGATGAAGACCATGAACTAAAAACAGGTATCATGTTACTGGTAGCTCTGCCTGATGGCTCCCAGATTCCTGCAGAAGTTCTCGAGATCACAGATGAATCTGTAACCCTTGATATGAATCATCCACTTGCAGGAAAAGTGTTGAACTTCAAGGTCAAGATCAATGAGATCGCAGCCTGA
- the tnpA gene encoding IS200/IS605 family transposase, with translation MKYEKKNHSKFLLLYHVIFVCKYRRKALIDIEIELKDTLNDIAAKSNFEIVEMETDEVHIHLLIKSQPKYSILSIVRRLKQESTYRLWEQRELHLKYYYWHERTLWSDGYFCSTIGNVSKEMVLEYIRNQG, from the coding sequence ATGAAGTATGAAAAGAAAAACCATAGTAAGTTTTTGTTATTGTATCATGTGATTTTTGTCTGTAAATACAGACGTAAAGCCTTAATTGACATCGAAATAGAATTAAAAGACACTCTCAACGATATAGCCGCTAAATCTAATTTTGAGATTGTGGAAATGGAAACAGACGAAGTCCATATCCATTTACTCATTAAAAGTCAACCGAAATACAGTATCCTATCAATTGTCAGAAGATTGAAACAAGAATCAACATATCGTTTATGGGAACAAAGAGAATTACACTTAAAATATTATTATTGGCATGAACGCACTTTATGGAGTGATGGATATTTTTGTAGCACCATTGGAAACGTTAGCAAAGAAATGGTATTAGAATACATACGGAATCAGGGTTAA
- the tnpB gene encoding IS200/IS605 family element RNA-guided endonuclease TnpB, producing MLKAYKYRMYPTKEQEDLFFKHFGACRFIYNWALEQKIKTYEQDGKSISRFDLNKGITMLKRDGEHEWLKDVNSQSLQGATLNLDNAFTKFFREKKGFPKFKSRKNPVQAYNVPQNYKVDSENNNIYLPKIGNVKTILHRPLGDGDLRTATVSRTSTGRYYISILVDDGVKIPEKAEFSVDDTIGVDVGIKDFAITSNGDKIDNPRHLKNSMKRLKVLSKRLSRKKKGSSNRNKARQQVAKLHEKIANQRHDFQHKVSSKLVSENQAIAVETLNVSGMLKNHCLAQHIADASWPSFITQLEYKAEWYGKTILRIGRFEPSTKICNVCGYYNGSITLADREWQCPDCNTNHDRDINAAINIKKFALQEQNLIGI from the coding sequence ATGTTAAAAGCCTACAAATACAGAATGTATCCTACAAAAGAGCAGGAAGACCTGTTTTTTAAGCACTTCGGAGCTTGTAGATTCATCTATAATTGGGCTTTAGAACAAAAAATTAAGACCTATGAACAGGACGGTAAATCAATTTCAAGGTTTGACCTGAATAAAGGGATAACTATGTTGAAAAGAGATGGAGAACACGAATGGCTCAAGGATGTTAATTCTCAGTCATTGCAGGGTGCTACCCTCAATCTCGACAACGCCTTTACGAAATTTTTCAGGGAAAAGAAAGGTTTTCCTAAGTTCAAATCAAGGAAAAATCCAGTACAGGCTTATAATGTTCCTCAGAACTACAAGGTAGACTCTGAAAATAATAACATCTACCTTCCGAAAATAGGCAACGTGAAGACTATTCTCCATCGTCCATTAGGTGACGGTGATTTAAGAACAGCTACGGTATCCCGTACATCTACTGGAAGATACTACATTAGTATCCTCGTAGATGATGGTGTGAAAATCCCGGAAAAAGCAGAATTTTCCGTAGATGATACCATAGGAGTAGATGTAGGCATCAAGGATTTTGCCATCACTTCAAACGGTGATAAAATTGATAATCCAAGACACCTTAAAAACTCCATGAAGAGGCTTAAAGTCCTATCAAAACGCCTTTCCCGGAAAAAGAAAGGCTCCAGTAACAGGAACAAAGCCCGTCAACAGGTAGCTAAACTCCATGAGAAAATAGCAAACCAAAGACATGATTTCCAACATAAGGTTTCATCAAAGCTCGTTAGCGAGAACCAAGCCATAGCAGTAGAGACCTTAAATGTATCCGGTATGCTTAAAAATCATTGTCTAGCTCAACACATAGCTGACGCATCGTGGCCTTCATTCATAACACAACTTGAATATAAAGCTGAATGGTACGGAAAGACAATTCTCCGTATCGGAAGATTCGAGCCAAGTACAAAAATCTGTAATGTTTGCGGATACTACAATGGTTCCATAACATTAGCAGATAGAGAATGGCAATGCCCGGACTGTAATACCAATCACGATAGAGACATAAATGCAGCTATCAACATTAAGAAATTCGCTCTCCAAGAGCAGAACTTAATAGGAATATAA
- a CDS encoding TMEM165/GDT1 family protein: protein MLQDLIVPLILVGLAELGDKTQLAILVLSTKTKKYLALLLGVMAAFSITTGLAIILGNFISTVVPMEYVSISAGLLFILFGLLMLVSKEDEETNVNPELNNPFLTGFGLILVAEMGDKTQIATAVFATQYDPYLVFIGVILALFIMTMIAIYIGQFIMDRIRTSIISKAAGILFILIGASFFI, encoded by the coding sequence ATGTTACAGGATCTAATCGTACCTCTTATATTGGTCGGTCTTGCAGAACTTGGTGATAAGACTCAGTTAGCTATTTTGGTCCTTTCAACTAAAACTAAAAAATACCTGGCACTTCTTCTGGGAGTTATGGCTGCTTTTTCAATAACTACAGGTTTAGCTATTATTTTAGGTAATTTTATCTCAACAGTAGTTCCAATGGAATATGTGAGCATTAGTGCAGGATTATTGTTTATTCTTTTTGGTTTGTTAATGTTAGTTAGTAAAGAAGACGAAGAAACTAATGTTAACCCAGAATTAAATAATCCATTTCTTACAGGATTTGGATTGATATTAGTTGCAGAAATGGGTGATAAGACACAAATAGCTACAGCTGTGTTTGCGACACAGTATGATCCGTATCTTGTATTTATTGGAGTAATACTAGCTCTATTCATAATGACTATGATAGCGATTTATATTGGTCAATTTATTATGGATCGGATCAGAACAAGTATCATCTCAAAAGCAGCTGGTATACTCTTTATTTTGATTGGTGCGTCATTTTTTATTTAA
- a CDS encoding DUF7847 domain-containing protein, producing MSISIEEVLNRGFSAWTKNLKISVPFILAALVVGIMWIAYMALFVIAVMPSLIVDPNMVVEALRPYLLPFGVGVLVIILISMLIEAFFTAGAIGMAKDVALNGRTSYEEMINSGKTHFFNYFLLQILFYLITLVGAIFVIPGILQIGDITNFDAIIQNLLVIGAGFVLWIIYGIFVSIILAVSYYALVVDKIGPIQAIKTSYRFFMNNKAAVVILWLLTVVVVIALSFIGMLFGFNETLAIIWSVISTIVSIVVIPAVFTLWWTFLYMGKTGHDVRDPKTIDTSKVSELQSNE from the coding sequence TTGTCAATAAGTATAGAAGAAGTATTGAATCGAGGCTTTAGTGCCTGGACTAAGAATTTGAAGATATCCGTGCCATTTATTCTTGCTGCTCTTGTGGTAGGAATTATGTGGATTGCATACATGGCTCTGTTTGTGATAGCTGTCATGCCATCTTTGATAGTAGATCCTAATATGGTTGTGGAAGCACTCAGACCATATCTTTTGCCGTTTGGTGTAGGTGTTTTAGTAATCATACTTATTAGTATGCTGATTGAAGCATTTTTTACAGCTGGTGCAATCGGAATGGCAAAAGATGTAGCATTAAATGGTAGAACTAGCTATGAAGAAATGATCAATTCCGGGAAAACACATTTTTTCAACTATTTCCTATTACAGATCCTGTTCTATCTGATAACGCTGGTAGGTGCTATATTTGTAATACCTGGTATTTTACAGATCGGAGATATTACTAACTTTGATGCGATCATACAGAATCTGCTTGTAATAGGTGCTGGATTTGTACTCTGGATTATTTACGGCATTTTTGTAAGTATTATCCTGGCAGTATCCTACTACGCACTTGTTGTTGATAAGATTGGACCTATTCAGGCAATAAAGACCAGCTACAGGTTCTTCATGAACAACAAGGCTGCTGTAGTAATACTCTGGCTACTTACAGTTGTAGTTGTGATTGCACTCAGTTTTATAGGAATGCTATTTGGATTTAATGAAACGCTTGCAATCATATGGAGTGTAATAAGCACTATAGTGAGTATTGTTGTAATTCCTGCAGTATTTACTCTATGGTGGACGTTCCTGTATATGGGTAAAACAGGCCATGATGTACGCGACCCAAAGACTATTGATACTTCAAAGGTAAGTGAATTGCAGTCCAATGAATAA
- a CDS encoding class I SAM-dependent methyltransferase, with the protein MKFSSKYDRIAFLYNILETPIEHFMFKSWRKKVIPEIHGNILEVGLGTGKNLAYYPDDAKVTGIDVSPNMLKIAKRDHDRDMTNFATMAAEYLGFADDTFDYVVSTFVLCVVADPEKASKEMKRVCKPGGCIINIEHMRSNSEFIAFFEDMFNPVSKALLDEHINRNIPAIIEKSGLRIIEERDMGLVDVFRLIRSSPR; encoded by the coding sequence ATGAAATTTTCATCTAAATATGACCGCATTGCTTTCCTGTACAATATACTGGAAACTCCGATAGAGCACTTTATGTTCAAATCATGGAGAAAGAAAGTGATACCTGAAATCCATGGCAATATACTTGAGGTAGGGCTTGGAACCGGAAAAAACCTTGCATATTATCCAGATGATGCAAAAGTAACTGGCATTGATGTCAGTCCCAACATGCTAAAGATTGCAAAAAGGGATCATGATAGGGATATGACAAATTTTGCAACCATGGCAGCAGAGTATCTTGGTTTTGCTGATGACACTTTTGATTATGTTGTGTCCACATTTGTATTATGTGTTGTTGCTGACCCTGAAAAAGCTTCTAAGGAAATGAAACGTGTATGTAAGCCGGGTGGATGTATAATAAACATCGAACATATGCGCAGTAACAGTGAATTTATTGCGTTTTTTGAAGATATGTTCAATCCTGTTTCAAAGGCTTTACTGGACGAACATATAAATCGAAATATACCGGCTATCATAGAAAAATCAGGTCTGCGCATAATTGAGGAAAGGGATATGGGGCTTGTTGATGTGTTCAGACTCATACGGTCATCTCCCCGATGA